In the genome of Candidatus Aminicenantes bacterium, one region contains:
- a CDS encoding arsenate reductase ArsC has product MKKTRVLFICVHNSARSQMAEAFLKKFAGERFEAESAGLEPGVINPLVVKAMAEIGIDISAKTTRSAIDLLRQGKRYGWVITVCDESQAEACPIFPGAGQRQHWSFPDPAAFEGTEEEKLEQVRRLRDRIAAKVKEWLESLRD; this is encoded by the coding sequence ATGAAAAAAACCAGGGTGCTGTTTATTTGCGTCCATAACTCGGCCCGCAGCCAAATGGCCGAAGCTTTCTTAAAGAAATTTGCCGGTGAGCGATTTGAAGCGGAGAGCGCCGGGCTGGAGCCGGGAGTAATCAATCCGCTGGTTGTCAAAGCCATGGCCGAAATTGGCATCGACATTTCCGCCAAAACGACCCGCAGCGCTATCGACCTGCTGCGCCAGGGGAAGCGGTACGGTTGGGTGATTACCGTATGCGACGAAAGCCAGGCCGAAGCCTGCCCGATCTTCCCCGGCGCCGGTCAGCGCCAACACTGGAGTTTTCCCGACCCGGCCGCGTTCGAAGGCACTGAAGAAGAGAAACTGGAGCAGGTGCGCCGTCTGCGCGACCGCATCGCCGCCAAAGTTAAAGAATGGCTGGAAAGCCTCCGCGATTGA